A single genomic interval of Methylocystis sp. IM3 harbors:
- a CDS encoding 6-pyruvoyl trahydropterin synthase family protein has product MATFEVYREFYFEAAHALYDPEAKDGGKYRNLHGHSFRVRVSLRGERHPEEQWVIDLGKLGRRLAVLREKLDHSFLNDLDGLGKPTLENLCLYVWRELAPDAPGLSEVGIFRDSCFEGCVYRGD; this is encoded by the coding sequence GTGGCGACGTTCGAAGTCTACCGCGAGTTCTATTTCGAGGCGGCGCACGCCCTTTACGATCCGGAAGCCAAGGACGGCGGCAAATACCGCAACCTGCACGGCCATTCCTTCCGCGTGCGCGTGAGCCTGCGCGGCGAGCGCCACCCCGAGGAGCAGTGGGTGATCGACCTCGGCAAGCTCGGCCGCCGCCTCGCGGTTCTGCGGGAAAAGCTCGACCATTCCTTCCTCAACGATCTGGACGGGCTCGGCAAGCCGACGCTCGAGAACCTCTGCCTCTATGTCTGGCGGGAGCTTGCGCCCGACGCGCCGGGCCTCTCCGAAGTCGGGATTTTCCGGGACAGCTGCTTCGAGGGCTGCGTCTATCGCGGCGACTAG
- the queE gene encoding 7-carboxy-7-deazaguanine synthase codes for MAYSVKEAFKTLQGEGRHAGRAAVFCRFAGCNLWSGREDDRADATCRFCDTDFIGTDGEAGGKFADAETLARRLAALWGPEREGRFAVLTGGEPMLQIDAPLIDALHREGFEIAVETNGSIEALPGLDWICVSPKAGAPLRQTRGDELKLVYPQAGADPSLYEGLDFGHFLLQPMDGPEILRNTRAAVDYCLAHPRWRLSLQTHKMIGVK; via the coding sequence ATGGCCTATTCAGTCAAGGAAGCCTTCAAGACGCTACAGGGCGAGGGCCGGCACGCCGGCCGCGCCGCGGTCTTCTGCCGTTTCGCCGGCTGCAACCTCTGGAGCGGGCGCGAAGACGACCGCGCCGACGCGACCTGCCGCTTCTGCGACACGGATTTCATCGGGACCGACGGCGAAGCGGGCGGCAAATTCGCCGACGCCGAAACGCTGGCGAGGCGTCTCGCCGCGCTCTGGGGGCCGGAGCGGGAGGGGCGCTTCGCCGTCCTGACCGGGGGCGAGCCCATGCTTCAGATCGACGCACCCTTGATCGACGCCCTGCATCGCGAAGGGTTCGAGATCGCCGTCGAGACCAATGGCTCGATCGAGGCCCTGCCCGGCCTCGACTGGATCTGCGTCTCGCCGAAGGCCGGAGCGCCGCTCAGGCAGACCCGCGGCGACGAGCTCAAGCTCGTCTATCCGCAGGCGGGCGCCGACCCGTCGCTCTACGAGGGGCTGGACTTTGGCCATTTCCTGCTCCAGCCCATGGACGGCCCGGAGATTCTGCGCAATACGAGGGCCGCGGTCGACTATTGCCTCGCGCATCCGCGCTGGCGCCTGTCGCTGCAAACCCACAAGATGATCGGGGTGAAGTGA
- a CDS encoding c-type cytochrome encodes MASVSRASILLGLAGAAALIAVPAAAGDAQKGAAIAKRWCASCHVVSKDQSSANADAPSFFDVAKRRTDRKQLGNFLMDPHPPMPDMHLSRKEIEDIVSYIRSLDPRPQPKGDPDGKDEELPKNG; translated from the coding sequence ATGGCTTCTGTTTCACGCGCCTCGATCCTTCTCGGCCTCGCCGGCGCCGCGGCGCTCATCGCCGTTCCGGCGGCAGCCGGGGACGCGCAAAAAGGCGCGGCGATCGCCAAGCGCTGGTGCGCGAGCTGCCACGTCGTCTCGAAGGACCAGAGCTCGGCCAACGCCGACGCGCCCTCCTTCTTCGATGTCGCCAAACGGCGCACGGACAGGAAGCAGCTCGGCAATTTCCTCATGGACCCGCATCCGCCGATGCCGGACATGCACCTGTCCCGGAAGGAAATTGAGGACATCGTTTCCTATATCCGCAGTCTCGACCCGCGCCCCCAGCCCAAGGGCGACCCCGACGGCAAGGACGAGGAATTGCCCAAGAACGGGTGA
- a CDS encoding tetratricopeptide repeat protein produces MSGRTMVAWAHKNAISAASQKPGRAMLPACLFAASFAMFVTAFVDPAPALDAPAVRAPETSPLPMFKNPRAALRAGLESYHAGDASASVAALRYAAEGGEALAQWKLGRMYADGDGVGRDDAKAYEYFSRIVEHFAEADPDPRERSMAANAFVAVGLYLRDGVPSARIEPDLDRAFELFRYAATYFRNADAQYHLARMYLDGAGVKRDLRQGMSWLELAARKGHPQAQAVLGGLMYSGEAGGGAAQKARGLMYLTLARDAVAGGAGEQWIIDAQAKALASASDADRRAAVALLEDYLRARN; encoded by the coding sequence ATGTCGGGTCGCACGATGGTTGCATGGGCGCATAAGAACGCAATCTCCGCCGCATCGCAAAAGCCGGGGCGCGCCATGCTGCCCGCGTGCCTGTTCGCGGCGAGCTTCGCCATGTTCGTGACGGCCTTCGTAGATCCGGCGCCGGCGCTCGACGCGCCCGCCGTTCGCGCGCCCGAAACGTCTCCCTTGCCCATGTTCAAGAATCCCCGCGCGGCGTTGCGGGCCGGGCTCGAGAGCTATCATGCGGGCGACGCGAGCGCCTCCGTGGCCGCGCTGCGCTACGCCGCCGAGGGCGGCGAAGCCCTTGCGCAGTGGAAGCTCGGCCGAATGTACGCCGATGGCGACGGCGTCGGCCGCGACGACGCCAAGGCCTATGAATATTTCTCACGCATCGTCGAGCATTTCGCCGAGGCCGACCCCGATCCGCGCGAGCGCTCGATGGCGGCGAACGCCTTCGTCGCCGTGGGCCTTTATCTGAGGGACGGCGTCCCCTCTGCGAGGATCGAGCCCGACCTCGATCGCGCTTTCGAACTTTTCCGCTATGCCGCGACCTATTTCCGCAACGCCGACGCGCAGTATCACCTGGCGCGCATGTATCTCGACGGCGCGGGCGTGAAGAGGGATCTGCGGCAGGGCATGAGCTGGCTGGAGCTCGCCGCGCGCAAGGGCCATCCGCAGGCGCAGGCCGTGCTCGGCGGCCTCATGTATAGTGGCGAGGCCGGCGGCGGCGCGGCGCAGAAGGCGCGGGGCCTGATGTATCTGACTTTGGCCCGCGACGCGGTCGCGGGCGGCGCCGGCGAGCAGTGGATCATCGACGCGCAGGCGAAGGCGCTGGCCTCGGCGAGCGACGCCGACCGAAGGGCGGCCGTCGCCCTCCTCGAGGATTATCTGCGCGCCCGCAACTAA
- a CDS encoding MBL fold metallo-hydrolase, which translates to MPKPDIRGFFDEPTFTVTYLVSDPATKRAAVIDPVLDFDSGGGVADSRSIDVVLDVARAEGLTIDWALETHAHADHLSGAQIVKARTGAKIGIGEHITKVQDIFRSKFLADDIAPDGADFDRLFADGAHVPLGELDIEVLYTPGHTPACVSYRIGDAVFVGDTLFMPDYGTARADFPGGDARDLYHSIRRLLALPPETRLFMCHDYKAPGRDFYAWETTVAEERAKNVQINDAVGEEEFIASREGRDRGLAAPRLLLPSIQVNIRAGRFPPPGPDGARRLLIPVTFRGDAAPRD; encoded by the coding sequence ATGCCGAAGCCGGATATACGGGGCTTTTTCGACGAACCCACCTTCACCGTCACCTATCTCGTTTCCGATCCGGCGACCAAGAGAGCGGCCGTCATCGATCCCGTGCTCGACTTCGACTCCGGCGGCGGCGTCGCCGATTCCCGCTCGATCGACGTGGTTCTGGACGTCGCCCGCGCCGAGGGCCTGACGATCGACTGGGCGCTGGAGACCCACGCCCACGCCGATCATCTCTCGGGCGCCCAGATCGTCAAGGCGCGCACGGGCGCCAAGATCGGCATCGGCGAGCACATCACGAAAGTGCAGGACATCTTCCGGTCGAAGTTCCTCGCCGACGACATCGCTCCCGACGGCGCGGATTTCGACCGCCTGTTCGCGGACGGCGCGCATGTCCCGCTCGGGGAGCTCGACATCGAGGTTCTCTACACGCCGGGCCATACGCCGGCCTGCGTCTCCTACAGGATCGGCGACGCCGTCTTCGTCGGCGATACGCTGTTCATGCCGGACTATGGAACCGCGCGCGCCGACTTTCCCGGTGGCGACGCGCGCGACCTCTATCACTCGATCCGCCGCCTGCTGGCCCTGCCGCCCGAAACGCGCCTCTTCATGTGCCACGACTACAAGGCGCCGGGCCGCGACTTCTACGCCTGGGAGACGACCGTCGCCGAGGAGCGGGCCAAGAATGTGCAGATCAACGACGCCGTCGGCGAGGAGGAATTCATCGCCTCGCGCGAAGGCCGCGACAGGGGGCTCGCCGCGCCGCGTCTTCTCCTGCCATCGATCCAGGTGAACATTCGCGCCGGGCGCTTTCCGCCGCCGGGGCCGGATGGCGCGCGGCGCCTGCTGATCCCCGTGACCTTCAGGGGCGACGCTGCGCCGCGCGATTAG
- a CDS encoding sulfite exporter TauE/SafE family protein — protein MLTPFVLKIAAGALSGVLVGFSLGLVGGGGSVLAVPLLVYFVGVPDPHIAIGSSAVAVAANALVGLAHYARAGTIKWRCAAIFALFGVLGAFGGSTLGKLMNGEKLLALFGVLMLVVGALMFRGRGGAGFPQVRLNRENFPRLAGLGATTGALSGFFGVGGGFLIVPGLIYAADLPIINAIGSSLVSVSAFGVTTAANYARSGFVDWTLATSLLGGGVGGALLGAAAARRLAPKRGALAAIFAGIVVVVAIYVIVRAVAALA, from the coding sequence ATGCTGACGCCTTTCGTCCTGAAGATCGCCGCCGGCGCCCTCTCCGGCGTCTTGGTCGGCTTTTCGCTCGGCCTCGTCGGCGGCGGCGGCTCGGTTCTGGCCGTGCCGCTCCTCGTCTATTTCGTGGGCGTGCCGGACCCCCATATCGCCATCGGCTCCAGCGCCGTGGCGGTGGCCGCCAACGCTCTGGTCGGCCTGGCGCATTACGCGCGCGCGGGAACGATCAAATGGCGCTGCGCGGCGATCTTCGCCCTCTTCGGCGTCCTCGGGGCCTTCGGGGGCTCGACGCTGGGCAAGCTGATGAATGGGGAGAAGCTGCTGGCGCTCTTTGGCGTGCTTATGCTCGTCGTCGGCGCGCTGATGTTCAGGGGCCGTGGCGGCGCCGGCTTTCCGCAGGTGCGGCTCAATCGCGAGAACTTCCCGCGCCTCGCCGGCCTGGGCGCCACGACCGGCGCGCTCTCGGGCTTTTTCGGCGTCGGCGGCGGCTTTCTCATCGTGCCGGGGCTGATCTACGCGGCCGATCTGCCGATCATCAACGCCATCGGCTCCTCGCTCGTCTCGGTTTCGGCCTTCGGCGTGACGACGGCGGCGAATTACGCCCGCTCGGGCTTCGTCGACTGGACCCTCGCCACGAGCCTCCTCGGCGGCGGCGTCGGCGGCGCGCTCCTCGGCGCGGCGGCCGCGCGGCGCCTCGCGCCGAAACGCGGCGCGCTCGCCGCGATCTTCGCCGGGATCGTCGTCGTCGTGGCGATCTATGTGATCGTCAGGGCCGTCGCCGCGCTCGCCTGA
- the xth gene encoding exodeoxyribonuclease III produces the protein MRIATWNVNSVRQRLAPLLAFLKDTAPDVLCLQELKCEEAAFPRMEVEDAGYNVVLHGQKTFNGVAILSKNPIAESFSGLPGFDHEGQSRYIEAVISDGESGAVRVASIYAPNGNPPETPKYPYKLAFMEALTAHAAGLLRLEEATVLAGDYNIIPQARDVHDPAAWEGDALFLPESRRAYRRLVNLGFTDALRAVTDDAGLYTFWDYQAGAWQKNKGIRIDHLLLSPQAADRLKNVEIVKSLRAGDKPSDHVPVVAEIA, from the coding sequence TTGCGCATCGCCACCTGGAATGTGAACTCGGTGCGGCAGCGGCTTGCGCCGCTGCTCGCCTTCCTCAAAGACACCGCGCCGGACGTGCTCTGCCTTCAGGAACTGAAATGCGAGGAAGCGGCCTTCCCGCGCATGGAGGTCGAAGACGCCGGCTATAATGTCGTCCTGCACGGGCAGAAGACGTTCAACGGCGTCGCCATCCTCTCCAAGAACCCGATCGCGGAATCGTTTTCGGGCCTTCCCGGCTTCGATCACGAGGGCCAGTCCCGTTACATCGAGGCGGTGATCTCCGACGGCGAAAGCGGCGCGGTCCGCGTCGCCTCGATCTATGCGCCGAACGGCAATCCGCCCGAGACGCCGAAATATCCCTACAAGCTCGCCTTCATGGAGGCGCTGACGGCCCATGCGGCGGGGCTGCTGCGGCTCGAGGAGGCGACCGTGCTGGCGGGGGATTACAACATCATCCCGCAGGCGCGCGACGTTCACGACCCCGCGGCCTGGGAAGGCGACGCGCTGTTCCTGCCGGAAAGCCGAAGGGCCTACCGGCGCCTCGTCAATCTCGGCTTCACCGACGCGCTGCGCGCCGTCACCGACGACGCCGGGCTCTACACCTTCTGGGACTATCAGGCGGGCGCCTGGCAGAAGAACAAAGGCATCCGCATCGACCATCTGCTGCTGTCGCCGCAGGCGGCGGACAGGCTCAAAAACGTCGAGATCGTGAAAAGCCTGCGCGCGGGCGACAAGCCCTCCGACCATGTGCCGGTCGTGGCGGAGATCGCCTGA
- a CDS encoding urease accessory protein UreH domain-containing protein: MSNAETSGTCASVSLRARGMHCHGCEHVIEARLRKLEGVRRATACYPTETVVVDYDPARVDCAVIRRSIEALGYRVEEENRPQRPLAARLALAAGALLLLAALVFIDTRWIGDSGAPDASRRMSLWLIFVLGLVTGFHCVGMCGAFVVGYSTAEARAGRAPALAHLSFAAGKTLSYTAIGALFGALGAVVAFTPLLRGAAGVAAGLFLIVFGLNMLGLFAPLRRFRLGLPAPLQRWIFREASGRHRPFVIGLLNGLMIACGPLQAMYVMAAGTGSAVEGAKMLFAFGLGTLPVMLAFGAVASMLSSALTHRLLRASGVIVVALGAVMINRGLILTGSGADLASIAARIRRAEAPAPPPASAVQIIEMEANGLGYHPSRFTLTRGAPVKWVIDATELTSCNNRIVVPALGLEFDLKPGLQTIEFTPTQSGVIPWSCWMGMIRGEFDVVEPGEAPASAPEAAAATTAAPPAETRPAAPETPRRYVVRRGDTLASVARRLYGDAGRWRDIAAANPGLRKGRVKAGQVLKAGQVLRLPPGP; this comes from the coding sequence TTGAGTAACGCAGAGACAAGCGGGACATGCGCCAGCGTCAGCTTGAGAGCCCGCGGCATGCACTGCCATGGATGCGAGCATGTCATCGAGGCGCGCCTGCGCAAGCTCGAAGGCGTTCGCCGCGCGACGGCCTGCTATCCGACCGAAACGGTCGTCGTCGACTATGATCCGGCGCGGGTCGATTGCGCCGTCATCCGCCGCAGCATCGAGGCGCTCGGCTATCGCGTCGAGGAGGAGAACCGGCCGCAGCGGCCGCTTGCCGCGCGTCTCGCGCTCGCGGCCGGCGCGCTGCTCCTGCTCGCCGCGCTCGTTTTCATCGATACGCGCTGGATCGGCGACAGCGGCGCGCCGGACGCCTCCCGGCGGATGAGCCTGTGGCTCATCTTCGTGCTGGGCCTCGTCACGGGCTTCCATTGCGTCGGCATGTGCGGCGCTTTCGTCGTCGGCTATTCGACGGCGGAGGCCAGGGCGGGGCGCGCCCCCGCGCTGGCCCATCTTTCCTTCGCGGCCGGCAAGACGCTCTCCTATACGGCCATCGGCGCGCTGTTCGGCGCGCTCGGCGCCGTCGTCGCCTTTACGCCGCTGCTGCGTGGCGCGGCGGGCGTGGCGGCGGGCCTGTTCCTCATCGTCTTCGGCCTCAACATGCTGGGGCTTTTCGCGCCGCTGCGGCGATTCCGGCTCGGCCTGCCGGCGCCGCTGCAGCGCTGGATCTTTCGGGAGGCGAGCGGACGCCATCGGCCCTTCGTCATTGGCCTCCTCAACGGGCTGATGATCGCCTGCGGCCCGCTTCAGGCCATGTATGTGATGGCGGCGGGAACGGGCAGCGCGGTCGAGGGCGCCAAGATGCTCTTCGCCTTCGGCCTCGGGACGCTGCCGGTGATGCTCGCCTTCGGCGCCGTCGCCTCGATGCTCTCGAGCGCGCTCACGCATCGACTGCTGCGCGCCTCGGGCGTCATCGTCGTGGCGCTCGGCGCGGTGATGATCAATCGCGGCCTCATCCTGACCGGCTCCGGCGCCGATCTCGCCTCGATCGCCGCGCGCATCCGGCGCGCCGAAGCCCCGGCCCCGCCGCCGGCGTCCGCCGTGCAGATCATCGAGATGGAGGCGAATGGACTGGGCTACCATCCGTCCCGCTTCACGCTGACGAGGGGCGCGCCGGTCAAATGGGTGATCGACGCCACGGAGCTCACGAGCTGCAACAACCGCATCGTCGTCCCCGCGCTGGGGCTCGAGTTCGATCTGAAGCCCGGCCTTCAGACGATCGAGTTCACGCCGACGCAAAGCGGCGTCATCCCCTGGAGCTGCTGGATGGGCATGATCCGCGGCGAGTTCGACGTGGTGGAGCCCGGCGAAGCGCCCGCGTCCGCGCCCGAGGCGGCCGCCGCCACGACGGCGGCGCCGCCGGCCGAGACGCGGCCGGCCGCCCCCGAGACGCCACGCCGCTACGTCGTGCGGCGCGGCGATACGCTCGCCAGCGTCGCGCGCCGGCTCTATGGCGACGCCGGGCGCTGGCGCGACATCGCCGCCGCCAATCCCGGCCTGCGCAAGGGCCGCGTGAAGGCGGGGCAGGTCTTGAAGGCAGGGCAGGTCTTGCGGCTGCCGCCGGGGCCGTGA
- a CDS encoding PqqD family peptide modification chaperone, with protein MNMRSRSIESWFLDDHLLIASLEDRALRLYNATAAGLWLLLSEGPQSRSELADRYASLFGIDSARADRDVEALLSEWEEIKIITGRAEGRIRPATESSPVETVSHRHPSDVPDRTKIFSKDFQLQNTAFRVEVSKSDGMDTPLEATRLVAMLAGFPAARDEPSTTFEAIFGSASVYVNEGNGSISAWSDSIEAVAALLSKICETAYPERRLLAGLHAASVGLGKALILPGVSGAGKSTLSAYLSSQGWRYFGDDVIGVDDESSVMPLPTSANLKDGSFSILADMHPRLSTLDALAFGAKTVKYLPLPCQVDGPEDLKVAGFVFLKYARGSETDLQTIGTVEALQRLIEARICLSKDISMSGMGKFVAMIHETPKYALVYSDLKEAESCLRSLIPN; from the coding sequence ATGAACATGCGCAGTCGCTCGATCGAATCCTGGTTCCTGGACGATCACCTGTTGATCGCCTCGCTCGAAGACCGTGCGCTCAGACTATACAACGCGACTGCCGCGGGCTTGTGGCTCCTCTTGTCGGAAGGCCCCCAGAGTCGCTCAGAGCTTGCTGACCGTTATGCGAGCCTGTTCGGGATCGACAGCGCCAGAGCAGACCGCGATGTCGAGGCGCTCCTCTCGGAATGGGAAGAGATCAAAATCATCACGGGTCGGGCGGAGGGCCGAATAAGGCCCGCGACAGAAAGCTCTCCGGTCGAAACGGTTTCCCATCGCCATCCGTCCGACGTTCCCGATCGGACAAAGATATTTTCGAAGGACTTTCAACTTCAGAATACAGCCTTTCGGGTCGAGGTCAGCAAATCCGACGGCATGGACACGCCGTTGGAGGCGACGCGGCTCGTTGCGATGCTCGCGGGCTTTCCGGCGGCTCGCGACGAGCCATCCACGACGTTCGAGGCAATCTTTGGAAGCGCGTCCGTTTATGTCAATGAAGGAAACGGCTCGATTTCAGCCTGGAGCGACAGCATCGAGGCGGTCGCCGCGCTTCTGTCGAAAATATGTGAGACGGCGTATCCCGAGCGGAGGCTTCTCGCCGGGCTGCACGCGGCCTCCGTGGGGCTGGGCAAGGCGCTGATCCTGCCAGGGGTTTCGGGCGCCGGCAAAAGCACGCTTTCCGCTTATCTCTCCAGCCAGGGATGGCGCTACTTCGGCGACGACGTCATCGGCGTCGACGACGAGTCGTCCGTGATGCCCTTGCCGACCTCCGCCAATCTGAAGGATGGCAGCTTTTCGATTCTCGCCGACATGCACCCGCGCCTCTCGACCCTCGATGCTTTGGCGTTCGGCGCCAAAACAGTGAAATATCTGCCTTTGCCTTGCCAGGTCGACGGACCGGAAGATTTGAAGGTGGCGGGGTTCGTGTTTCTCAAATACGCACGAGGGAGCGAAACCGACCTGCAAACGATCGGAACCGTCGAGGCGCTCCAGAGGCTGATCGAAGCGCGCATTTGTCTCAGCAAGGACATCTCGATGAGCGGAATGGGCAAATTCGTCGCGATGATCCACGAAACGCCCAAATACGCTTTGGTCTATTCCGATCTTAAAGAGGCCGAGTCATGCCTGAGGTCGCTCATCCCGAATTGA
- a CDS encoding nucleotidyltransferase family protein, producing MPEVAHPELTRLKWLGHALSPYGDKDWVCRNIPRDEQDWRFLIGVGSRHLVLPALHRALVAEKMETEPPDDAREALEGVYLLNRERNRALRAQMLELSHLLNGLGVAPVWLKGATTLLNEDWAASARMMVDLDFWIEDERAYDNILATFDLDGYQTCEGDTGENHLEHHHFAPRYKKGRPASVEFHKSPCELKFQDLLDGARAIDRVEWIAWEGTEIGQLCAVDRLMNSYLQCISFHADVNRPDDRRLTAVAHFSKTLDFLERFAASQTSTKDEFFQRLRAGRRMSDARKFFSILKLYFGLEAGLDVDASFLKSIVFATRHPKFVYARYMAGHAWKTVVDGRLGPPGAWWTKIYRHARNFHER from the coding sequence ATGCCTGAGGTCGCTCATCCCGAATTGACGAGGCTCAAATGGCTCGGTCATGCCTTGTCGCCTTACGGAGACAAGGACTGGGTTTGCCGGAACATCCCTCGCGATGAGCAGGACTGGCGTTTCCTGATCGGCGTCGGCAGCCGGCATCTTGTTCTTCCGGCGCTCCATCGCGCGCTCGTCGCGGAAAAGATGGAAACGGAGCCGCCAGACGACGCGCGGGAGGCGCTGGAAGGAGTCTATCTCCTGAATCGGGAGCGCAACCGTGCTCTCCGCGCGCAAATGCTGGAATTGAGTCATTTGCTGAACGGCCTCGGCGTGGCACCTGTTTGGCTGAAAGGCGCGACGACGCTCCTGAACGAGGATTGGGCCGCCAGCGCCCGCATGATGGTCGATCTGGACTTCTGGATCGAGGACGAGCGGGCCTATGACAACATCCTCGCCACCTTCGATCTCGACGGTTACCAAACCTGTGAGGGCGATACCGGGGAAAATCATCTCGAACATCACCACTTTGCCCCGAGATACAAGAAGGGGCGGCCTGCCTCGGTCGAGTTCCACAAAAGCCCCTGCGAGTTGAAGTTCCAGGATCTTCTCGACGGCGCACGCGCAATCGATCGCGTCGAGTGGATCGCGTGGGAGGGGACGGAGATCGGCCAGCTCTGCGCCGTCGACCGGCTGATGAACAGCTACCTTCAATGCATCAGTTTCCACGCGGACGTGAACAGGCCAGACGACCGCCGCCTGACGGCCGTCGCCCATTTTTCGAAAACGCTCGACTTTCTGGAGAGGTTCGCTGCCTCTCAGACGTCCACGAAGGATGAGTTTTTCCAACGCCTGCGCGCCGGGCGTCGAATGTCGGACGCACGAAAGTTTTTTTCGATCCTGAAACTCTATTTCGGTCTGGAGGCCGGCCTCGACGTCGACGCGTCCTTTCTAAAATCGATTGTTTTTGCGACCAGACACCCGAAATTTGTCTATGCGAGGTACATGGCGGGGCATGCCTGGAAAACAGTGGTCGACGGTCGTCTGGGGCCACCGGGCGCATGGTGGACCAAGATTTACCGGCACGCGCGGAATTTCCACGAACGGTGA
- a CDS encoding YgaP family membrane protein has protein sequence MEANVGRTDKMIRIVAGVLLLSLVFIGPQSWWGLIGLVPLATAFINFCPAYKLLGMNTLGR, from the coding sequence ATGGAAGCCAATGTCGGCAGGACAGACAAGATGATCCGCATCGTCGCGGGCGTTCTTCTCCTCAGTCTTGTTTTCATCGGTCCGCAAAGCTGGTGGGGCCTCATCGGCCTTGTGCCGCTCGCGACGGCCTTCATCAATTTCTGCCCGGCCTACAAGCTGCTGGGCATGAACACGCTCGGCCGATAA
- a CDS encoding high-potential iron-sulfur protein, producing MRKSDHGRRGVLALLGATAVFSGLGAFFGAAPARAKTSQSAAAYRASPNGRQRCANCSWFEPPSGCGVIKGPVSARGWCNLWG from the coding sequence ATGCGCAAAAGCGATCACGGACGGCGCGGCGTCCTCGCGCTCCTTGGCGCGACGGCTGTTTTTTCAGGGCTCGGCGCGTTTTTCGGCGCGGCCCCGGCGCGAGCCAAGACCAGCCAGTCGGCGGCCGCCTATCGCGCGTCGCCCAATGGGCGCCAGCGCTGCGCCAATTGCTCCTGGTTCGAGCCGCCGTCGGGCTGCGGCGTCATCAAGGGGCCGGTGAGCGCGCGCGGCTGGTGCAATCTTTGGGGCTAG
- a CDS encoding ArsR/SmtB family transcription factor: MNMRLAELAPKAAEAESFLKALANRHRLMVLCELHKGEHSVTRLQEAVGLSQSSLSQHLARLREDKLVKTRRESQTIYYSLANENVSRIIGLLYELFCAGECDAPPQRKPRAAVAKG, from the coding sequence ATGAATATGCGTCTCGCCGAACTCGCGCCCAAAGCCGCCGAGGCTGAGAGCTTCCTCAAGGCCCTCGCCAACCGGCACCGGCTGATGGTGCTGTGCGAATTGCACAAGGGCGAGCATTCGGTCACCCGTCTGCAGGAGGCGGTGGGGCTGAGCCAATCCTCGCTCTCCCAGCATCTGGCGCGGCTGCGGGAGGACAAGCTCGTCAAGACGCGGCGCGAATCCCAGACGATCTATTATTCCCTCGCCAATGAGAACGTCTCGCGGATCATCGGCCTCCTCTACGAGCTCTTCTGCGCAGGCGAATGCGACGCGCCGCCGCAAAGGAAGCCGCGCGCGGCGGTCGCCAAAGGCTGA
- a CDS encoding YgaP family membrane protein, translated as MSIDQIVMAFAGAMVLLSVTLAHFVSPWWLLLAVFVGLNMFQAAFTGLCPLAMMLKRFGVRPGAAF; from the coding sequence ATGAGCATCGATCAGATTGTCATGGCTTTCGCGGGCGCGATGGTGCTGCTCAGCGTGACGCTGGCGCATTTCGTCTCTCCCTGGTGGCTGCTGCTCGCCGTCTTCGTCGGCCTCAACATGTTTCAGGCAGCCTTTACAGGGCTTTGTCCTTTGGCGATGATGCTGAAGCGTTTCGGCGTCCGGCCGGGCGCAGCTTTCTAA
- a CDS encoding Crp/Fnr family transcriptional regulator, whose amino-acid sequence MPDWIEDIPLLSRLDEPAKGQLREAAIRKQIPRGAVLFRPGDQCVHFPLIAAGTVRVQRVTESGREIVLYRVSNNETCILTTASLLSDDAYSAEGIAETDVTAYIVPSERFAALMNMSAPFRALVFDGYSKRIATLMSRIEEIVCTRINVRLAERLLALKGADNRINVTQQALAADLGTAREVVGRTLKSFERSGWVRLSRGGAEITDARALRALCDAERD is encoded by the coding sequence ATGCCGGATTGGATCGAGGATATTCCCCTCCTTAGCCGGCTGGACGAGCCGGCGAAGGGGCAGCTGCGCGAGGCGGCGATCCGCAAGCAGATCCCGCGCGGCGCGGTGCTGTTTCGTCCCGGCGATCAGTGCGTGCATTTCCCGCTGATCGCCGCCGGCACGGTGCGGGTCCAGCGCGTGACCGAATCGGGGCGGGAAATCGTCCTCTACCGGGTCTCGAACAACGAGACCTGCATCCTCACCACGGCCTCGCTGCTCTCCGACGACGCCTATTCGGCGGAGGGAATCGCCGAGACCGACGTGACCGCCTATATCGTCCCGTCCGAGCGTTTCGCCGCGCTGATGAACATGTCGGCGCCGTTCCGCGCCCTCGTCTTCGACGGCTATTCCAAACGCATCGCCACGCTGATGTCGCGCATCGAGGAAATCGTCTGCACGCGCATCAATGTACGTCTGGCGGAGCGCCTGCTGGCGCTCAAGGGCGCAGACAACCGCATCAACGTCACCCAGCAGGCGCTCGCCGCCGATCTCGGCACGGCGCGCGAAGTGGTGGGCCGCACGCTCAAGAGTTTCGAGCGTTCGGGCTGGGTCAGATTGTCGCGGGGCGGCGCCGAAATCACCGACGCCAGGGCTTTGCGCGCCCTCTGCGACGCCGAGCGTGACTAA